Proteins from a single region of Hymenobacter aquaticus:
- a CDS encoding 2'-5' RNA ligase family protein yields MLAITTLLTPHYANRINRIIKGLETEFGLDDVQATPDPHITYQLAGVRKLSALKTVLRDIAATTAPFEVHTTGLGVFPGPNPVIYIPVLRTDALNQLHQRIIRATAPLCLRTDKFSGPDCWLPHISLALHDTTPELLGPVLQYLNRQTFNMKLMLDNLAILRQEGDLFLSEELFCFDGRPRPVPAPAPAPDAEACPLPATLLTPRAL; encoded by the coding sequence ATGCTCGCCATCACCACTCTGCTCACGCCGCACTACGCGAACCGCATCAACCGCATCATCAAGGGGCTGGAAACGGAATTCGGCCTCGACGACGTGCAGGCAACCCCCGATCCGCACATCACTTACCAGCTGGCCGGGGTGCGCAAGCTCTCGGCGCTGAAAACGGTGCTCCGCGACATTGCGGCCACCACCGCCCCGTTTGAGGTGCATACCACCGGCCTGGGCGTGTTTCCGGGGCCCAACCCGGTTATCTACATCCCGGTGCTGCGCACCGACGCGCTGAACCAGCTGCACCAGCGCATCATCCGGGCCACCGCGCCGCTGTGTTTGCGCACCGATAAGTTCAGCGGGCCCGACTGCTGGCTGCCCCACATTTCCCTGGCCCTGCACGACACCACGCCCGAGCTGCTGGGCCCGGTGCTGCAGTACCTGAACCGCCAAACCTTCAACATGAAGCTCATGCTCGACAACCTGGCCATTCTGCGGCAGGAAGGCGACCTGTTTCTGAGCGAGGAGCTGTTTTGCTTCGACGGGCGGCCCCGGCCGGTGCCCGCGCCAGCACCCGCGCCGGATGCCGAGGCCTGTCCCCTGCCGGCCACGCTGCTCACGCCGCGCGCCCTGTAA
- a CDS encoding helix-turn-helix domain-containing protein yields the protein MPSTPSIPKKLLARQHEITADFLRLIDQHLADIVSGKATEMFEIRDLAGQLCIHPTHLSNTIKLTTGHAPCYFFEARLMDLARAQLLDATRSVADIAQGLTYDPSNFTKFFKRFQGCTPKQYREQQWEAQRLEASGGYAL from the coding sequence ATGCCTTCTACCCCGTCCATTCCCAAGAAACTCCTGGCCCGCCAGCACGAAATCACCGCCGATTTCCTGCGCCTGATTGACCAGCACCTGGCCGATATCGTCAGCGGCAAAGCCACGGAAATGTTTGAAATCCGGGACCTGGCCGGCCAGCTCTGCATTCATCCCACCCACCTGAGCAACACCATCAAGCTCACGACCGGCCACGCGCCCTGCTACTTTTTCGAGGCCCGCCTGATGGACCTGGCCCGGGCGCAGCTGCTGGACGCGACCCGCTCCGTGGCCGACATTGCCCAGGGCCTGACCTACGACCCCTCGAACTTCACCAAGTTTTTCAAGCGCTTCCAGGGCTGCACGCCCAAGCAGTACCGCGAGCAGCAGTGGGAAGCCCAGCGCCTGGAAGCCTCGGGCGGCTATGCGCTCTAA
- a CDS encoding serine/threonine-protein kinase — protein MTLLSSVPTTNEPLVLAGKKPRRWPYWVGGILLALLVVLGVALARLDPWLRRTLEKQVARQSEGRYQLRIGELHTQLLTGTVRLRDLRLRPAAADSCWQQTRLPRLLADVRELRLSGIGLWAALRGSVVPVDTVLLAGARLRVLRLPPPNPAAQPLHEQLPQHFDGLRIGYLGLRELQAAYGPGRVPQASVRQASFSAHDLLLSAAGAADSQRVGYAAAWAGGLRRGVMTVARHRVLVGAAQFASRRQQLTVDSLRVRSLDAMQRQGKVVRVHLVLPRLQVGGLRLTALRSRQLRPDSVVLTRPWLALALPTQPPPPLHEVLAPYLRQVQLGQLRVRGGTLHLTAIKPQPRIQDIRLLADNVLLTAAGAQDPSRIWYAKSWELRTGRVQTTVSAPVYWLGLRSIELLTRTGRVQATGIMLKPTMTPSALARYKGHQTPHITVRAHALQIAGFDFAAFARRRSLLAEQLRITKMRVLIAGDGRFALNPKASLVTQESLAKLAVRLNVRRVQLVNAYVATSYIGPTTGRPGYISFNRINVTLRNVTNDPRLMTAATPMTAQASGWLQNSWYATAAFRIPLLDPAGRHSGQGTFGPASITLLNTMTEPTRLVRFESGNVRRATVRFQGSRRQITGTMQAEYSDLKLTLLSKNGGPDQKTLLTKLGSKLLNGIVIRDENPRGLGPDKLKVGSMESRRDLRVSVFSLWRQGLVSGLLNSIGAPKKVARHISEQP, from the coding sequence GTGACTCTACTCTCCTCTGTCCCCACGACCAACGAGCCGCTGGTTTTGGCCGGCAAGAAACCGCGCCGCTGGCCTTATTGGGTGGGTGGAATCCTGCTGGCGCTGCTCGTGGTGCTGGGCGTGGCACTAGCGCGGCTCGACCCGTGGCTGCGCCGGACGCTGGAAAAGCAAGTCGCCCGGCAGAGTGAGGGGCGCTACCAGCTGCGCATCGGCGAGCTGCACACCCAGCTGCTGACCGGCACGGTCCGGCTCCGTGACCTGCGCCTGCGCCCCGCCGCCGCCGACTCCTGCTGGCAGCAAACCCGCCTGCCCCGGCTACTGGCCGACGTGCGGGAGCTGCGCCTCTCCGGCATCGGCCTGTGGGCCGCCCTGCGCGGGTCCGTCGTGCCCGTTGATACCGTGCTGCTGGCCGGGGCCCGCCTGCGGGTGCTGCGGCTGCCCCCACCCAATCCCGCCGCCCAGCCCCTGCACGAGCAGCTGCCCCAGCACTTTGATGGTCTTCGCATCGGCTACCTGGGGCTGCGGGAGCTGCAGGCCGCGTACGGGCCCGGCCGGGTGCCGCAGGCCAGCGTGCGGCAGGCTTCTTTTTCGGCCCACGACCTGCTGCTGAGCGCCGCCGGAGCCGCCGACTCCCAGCGCGTTGGCTACGCGGCGGCCTGGGCCGGCGGGCTGCGGCGCGGCGTGATGACCGTGGCCCGGCACCGGGTGCTGGTGGGCGCGGCGCAGTTTGCCTCCCGCCGCCAGCAGCTCACCGTCGATTCGCTGCGGGTTCGGTCCCTGGATGCCATGCAGCGGCAGGGCAAGGTCGTGCGGGTACACCTTGTGTTGCCCCGGCTTCAGGTCGGCGGCCTGCGCCTAACCGCCTTGCGGAGCCGCCAGCTGCGGCCCGATTCGGTGGTGCTGACCCGGCCCTGGCTGGCGTTGGCCCTGCCCACTCAGCCGCCCCCGCCGCTGCATGAGGTGCTGGCGCCGTACCTGCGGCAGGTGCAGCTGGGGCAGCTGCGGGTGCGCGGCGGCACCCTGCACCTGACGGCCATCAAGCCCCAGCCCCGAATCCAGGACATTCGCCTGCTGGCCGACAACGTGCTGCTGACGGCCGCCGGGGCCCAGGACCCAAGCCGGATCTGGTACGCCAAAAGCTGGGAGCTGCGCACCGGGCGGGTCCAGACCACGGTTTCGGCCCCGGTGTACTGGCTGGGTTTGCGCAGCATCGAGCTGCTGACGCGCACGGGCCGGGTGCAGGCCACCGGCATCATGCTGAAGCCCACGATGACGCCCTCGGCCCTGGCCCGCTACAAAGGCCACCAGACGCCCCACATTACGGTGCGGGCCCACGCGCTGCAAATTGCCGGCTTCGACTTCGCTGCCTTTGCCCGCCGCCGCTCGTTGCTGGCCGAGCAGCTGCGGATAACGAAGATGCGCGTGCTCATTGCCGGCGACGGGCGCTTTGCCCTGAACCCCAAGGCCTCGTTGGTCACGCAGGAGTCGTTGGCCAAGCTGGCGGTGCGCCTGAACGTGCGCCGGGTACAGCTCGTCAACGCCTACGTGGCCACGTCCTACATCGGGCCCACTACGGGCCGGCCGGGCTACATTAGCTTCAACCGCATCAACGTGACGCTGCGCAACGTGACCAACGACCCGCGGCTGATGACGGCTGCCACGCCGATGACGGCCCAGGCCAGCGGCTGGCTGCAAAACAGCTGGTACGCCACCGCCGCCTTCCGGATTCCGCTGCTCGACCCGGCCGGGCGGCACAGCGGGCAAGGCACGTTCGGCCCGGCCTCCATTACGCTGCTCAACACCATGACCGAACCGACCCGTTTGGTGCGCTTCGAAAGCGGCAACGTGCGTCGCGCCACCGTCCGGTTTCAGGGCAGCCGCCGGCAGATTACCGGCACCATGCAAGCCGAATACTCGGACCTCAAGCTTACGCTGCTCAGCAAAAACGGCGGCCCCGATCAGAAAACCCTGCTTACCAAGTTGGGTTCCAAGCTGCTCAACGGCATCGTCATCCGGGACGAGAACCCGCGCGGGCTGGGCCCCGACAAGCTGAAAGTCGGCTCGATGGAAAGCCGGCGCGACCTGCGCGTCTCGGTGTTTTCCCTGTGGCGGCAGGGGTTGGTCAGCGGCCTGCTGAACAGCATCGGGGCACCCAAAAAAGTGGCCCGGCACATCAGCGAGCAGCCGTAA
- a CDS encoding acyl-CoA desaturase, whose product MAILVFFLAHWYLSLFTQSFFQHRYAAHRMFSMHRYWEKVFFVLTYLWQGSSYLSPRAYALLHRLHHAYSDTERDPHSPHYSANAFLMMWKTRTVYHDVLYGRSRAAERFAQGDYPEWRGLDEFGNKWYSRVAWGVFYILFYVQFATAWWQYLLLPIHFTMGAVHGAIVNWSGHKYGYQNFDNHDKSRNSLFFDFLTGGELFQNNHHKLPSRANFGVKWWELDPTYPVIWTLDKLRVIRLRKDGAQLLR is encoded by the coding sequence ATGGCTATCCTCGTTTTCTTTCTGGCCCACTGGTACCTGTCGCTGTTTACGCAGTCGTTTTTTCAGCACCGCTACGCCGCCCACCGCATGTTTAGCATGCACCGGTACTGGGAAAAGGTGTTTTTCGTGCTGACCTACCTCTGGCAGGGCTCCTCGTACCTGTCGCCGCGGGCCTACGCGCTGCTGCACCGCCTGCACCACGCCTACTCCGACACCGAGCGCGACCCGCACTCCCCGCACTACTCGGCCAATGCCTTCCTGATGATGTGGAAAACGCGGACCGTGTACCACGACGTGCTCTACGGCCGCTCCCGGGCTGCCGAGCGGTTTGCCCAGGGCGACTACCCCGAGTGGCGCGGCTTGGACGAGTTCGGCAACAAGTGGTACTCGCGCGTGGCCTGGGGCGTGTTTTACATTCTGTTCTACGTGCAGTTTGCCACGGCCTGGTGGCAGTACCTGCTGCTGCCCATCCACTTCACGATGGGTGCCGTGCACGGGGCCATCGTCAACTGGAGCGGCCATAAGTACGGCTACCAGAACTTCGACAACCACGATAAGTCGCGCAACTCCCTGTTTTTCGACTTTCTTACCGGCGGGGAGCTGTTTCAGAACAACCACCACAAGCTGCCCAGCCGCGCCAACTTCGGGGTGAAGTGGTGGGAGCTGGACCCCACGTACCCCGTCATCTGGACCCTGGATAAGCTGCGCGTCATCCGCCTCCGCAAAGACGGCGCCCAGCTCCTGCGGTAA
- a CDS encoding T9SS type A sorting domain-containing protein, with amino-acid sequence MQKLLLAASLLISTAASAQVTLENTYVLNAPAMQSEDLFPIKLSTGEAKYVRFNSATRLMTLYNLNHSQFKQLTVPAPPAGYGAPGIDYVSDKLFNQDAALEYIVYYNRTNATSQETTMLNVYSEAGTLLLRSDSAYVNHIFNTSAGTKMLLSKAYPSLTGGNRSKVVAYALGGTLTTLKTQQAEADGLRQPYPNPATESLRLPYEVKKGTATLRITDAAGRTVATYQVDSTFDHLLLNAGELRSGVYFYQVVAADGSASPARRFVVSH; translated from the coding sequence ATGCAAAAACTACTACTCGCCGCTTCGCTCCTCATCAGCACGGCGGCCTCGGCCCAGGTGACGCTGGAAAACACCTACGTGCTCAACGCCCCCGCCATGCAGAGCGAGGACTTGTTTCCGATTAAGCTCTCCACCGGCGAAGCCAAGTACGTGCGCTTCAACTCGGCCACCCGGCTGATGACGCTCTACAACCTCAACCACAGCCAGTTCAAGCAGCTGACCGTGCCCGCGCCCCCGGCCGGCTACGGTGCCCCTGGCATCGACTACGTCAGCGACAAGCTCTTCAACCAGGATGCGGCCCTGGAGTACATCGTGTACTACAACCGCACCAACGCCACCTCCCAGGAAACGACCATGCTGAACGTGTACTCGGAGGCCGGCACCCTGCTGCTGCGCTCCGACTCGGCGTACGTCAACCACATTTTCAACACCAGCGCGGGCACCAAAATGCTGCTGAGCAAGGCCTACCCCAGCCTCACGGGCGGCAACCGCTCCAAAGTGGTAGCCTACGCCCTGGGCGGCACCCTGACCACGCTCAAAACCCAACAGGCCGAAGCCGACGGCCTACGCCAGCCCTACCCCAACCCCGCCACCGAAAGCCTGCGCCTGCCCTACGAGGTGAAGAAAGGCACGGCCACGCTGCGCATCACCGACGCGGCCGGGCGCACGGTCGCCACCTACCAGGTCGATTCGACCTTCGACCACCTGCTGCTCAACGCCGGGGAACTACGCTCGGGCGTGTATTTCTACCAGGTGGTCGCCGCCGACGGCTCGGCCTCACCGGCGCGCCGCTTCGTGGTAAGCCACTAA
- a CDS encoding gluconolaconase — translation MDTSLPEPNKPVPPPTPDLITYRQPSLYPESVEFDTNSKLFYLSSLTTGTIGRIGVGSLTTYKPFITHTSLVSSCGLQIDAVGNRLLVTISDPGYNKAKTSAATKDKLAALASFDALGKQISYVDLGSLRPLLQHFANDVAVDAAGNCYVTDSFAPVIYKVDNKGKATVFLEDARLGAPAEKFGLNGIVFHPDGYLLVAKTDDGSLLKVPLTNPVGFTTVVTGQDLTGVDGLTLMDATTLCGVSGSQAKVFRLTSNNGWTTATLSGTFAGLSQYPTALARTTTTETYVLYSRLNELLQPVPSSSPDFSLSKLKF, via the coding sequence GTGGATACCAGCCTGCCCGAGCCTAACAAGCCGGTGCCCCCTCCAACGCCTGACCTGATTACCTACCGGCAACCCAGCTTGTACCCGGAAAGCGTGGAATTTGATACGAATAGCAAGCTGTTCTATCTGAGTTCCCTCACCACGGGCACCATCGGCCGAATAGGCGTAGGGTCGTTGACAACCTATAAGCCTTTCATTACCCACACCAGCCTCGTCTCCTCGTGCGGCCTGCAGATTGACGCCGTTGGCAACCGCCTGCTGGTCACTATTTCCGACCCAGGTTATAACAAGGCCAAAACGTCGGCGGCCACCAAGGATAAGCTGGCGGCGCTGGCTTCCTTTGATGCTTTGGGCAAGCAGATCAGCTACGTAGATTTGGGTAGCCTACGGCCCCTACTCCAGCATTTTGCCAACGACGTAGCCGTAGATGCTGCCGGCAACTGTTACGTGACGGACAGCTTCGCCCCGGTTATCTATAAAGTCGACAATAAAGGCAAAGCCACCGTGTTCTTGGAAGATGCCCGGCTCGGTGCCCCAGCCGAAAAATTTGGCCTCAATGGCATCGTGTTTCACCCCGACGGCTATCTGCTGGTGGCCAAAACTGACGATGGCAGCTTACTTAAGGTGCCGCTAACCAATCCCGTGGGCTTCACGACGGTAGTCACCGGCCAGGACCTGACGGGTGTGGATGGCCTCACGCTGATGGATGCTACCACACTTTGTGGGGTGAGCGGCAGTCAGGCAAAGGTATTTCGCCTGACGAGCAACAACGGTTGGACTACGGCCACGCTATCCGGCACCTTTGCCGGCTTGTCCCAATACCCCACCGCCCTGGCCCGTACCACGACGACTGAAACCTATGTGCTCTACTCCCGGCTCAACGAACTGCTGCAGCCTGTCCCCTCTTCCTCCCCCGACTTCAGTTTGAGTAAGCTGAAGTTTTAA
- a CDS encoding PAS domain-containing protein produces the protein MSSEEQIRQQAEAQFRLFADFIPQLVWFTDPTGFHTYFNQRWIDFTGYSLEDSVGPDMWNNLLHPDDQQRARQVWGHSLATGEFYEIEYRFKSKAGDYRWFLGQAQPQYDENGQIRQWFGTCTDIHDQKLTELALRRREQELERAYADLEVKVTFRNLELERQVQELQKRLGS, from the coding sequence TTGTCAAGCGAAGAGCAAATCCGGCAGCAGGCAGAAGCGCAATTCCGTCTTTTCGCTGATTTTATCCCGCAGCTGGTCTGGTTTACCGACCCCACGGGCTTTCATACCTACTTCAACCAGCGTTGGATTGACTTCACCGGCTACTCGCTGGAGGACAGCGTGGGGCCGGATATGTGGAACAACCTGTTGCACCCCGACGACCAGCAGCGGGCCCGCCAGGTGTGGGGCCACTCGCTGGCCACCGGCGAGTTTTACGAAATCGAGTACCGCTTCAAGTCCAAAGCCGGCGACTACCGCTGGTTTCTGGGCCAGGCCCAGCCCCAGTACGACGAAAACGGGCAGATCCGGCAGTGGTTCGGCACCTGCACCGACATTCACGACCAGAAGCTCACAGAGCTGGCCCTGCGCCGGCGCGAGCAGGAGCTGGAGCGCGCCTACGCCGACCTGGAAGTGAAAGTAACGTTCCGCAACCTGGAGCTGGAGCGGCAGGTGCAGGAGTTGCAAAAGCGCCTGGGCAGCTAA
- a CDS encoding N-acetylmuramoyl-L-alanine amidase family protein, which produces MRTVSLLLLFCLLSAQAFAQAAYRRVKARNGDGVETLLLRHGLSPGRYGAAFKQLNKKNLTRRHGLITGRTYLLPRPVATRKATVGGSRKNGVKTARVATAAPVVISKTPISNAALFGPRYNLARAGRGPLRGAVFYLSSGHGGPDPGAIGQYGSFQLAEDEYAYDVTVRLARVLLSYGALVYVMVQDPNDGIRDENVLPMDYDEVQYPQLRIPLSQVQRLRQRIAQVNKLYARHKGAYQRLLALHVDSRSVGQNIDVFFYHHPNSATGLRLAKNIHRVFTSRYKRAQPNRPYSGNVSERGTLYEVRNSHAPAVFMELGNIRNQKDQRRFVVADNRQALANWIAEGIIADYRGKQ; this is translated from the coding sequence TTGCGCACCGTCTCCCTCCTACTGCTTTTTTGCCTGCTGTCGGCGCAGGCGTTTGCCCAGGCTGCCTACCGGCGCGTGAAGGCCCGCAACGGCGACGGGGTCGAAACCCTGCTGCTGCGCCACGGCCTGAGCCCGGGCCGCTACGGGGCCGCCTTCAAGCAGCTCAATAAGAAAAACCTGACCCGCCGCCACGGCCTCATCACCGGCCGCACCTACCTGCTGCCCCGGCCCGTAGCCACCCGCAAAGCGACGGTCGGCGGCAGCCGTAAAAACGGGGTCAAAACCGCCCGCGTGGCCACGGCAGCGCCGGTGGTCATCAGCAAAACGCCGATTAGCAACGCCGCCCTGTTTGGGCCCCGCTACAACCTGGCCCGGGCCGGCCGCGGGCCGCTGCGGGGCGCGGTATTCTACCTGTCCTCCGGCCACGGCGGCCCCGACCCCGGCGCCATCGGCCAGTACGGCTCCTTTCAGTTGGCCGAAGACGAGTACGCCTACGACGTGACCGTGCGCCTGGCCCGGGTGCTGCTCTCCTACGGGGCCCTGGTCTACGTGATGGTGCAGGACCCCAACGACGGCATCCGGGACGAGAACGTGCTGCCCATGGACTACGACGAGGTGCAGTACCCGCAGCTGCGCATTCCGCTGAGCCAGGTGCAGCGCCTGCGCCAGCGCATTGCCCAGGTCAATAAGCTTTACGCCCGCCACAAGGGGGCCTACCAGCGCCTGCTGGCCTTGCACGTGGATAGCCGCAGCGTGGGCCAGAACATCGACGTGTTTTTTTACCACCACCCCAACAGCGCCACCGGCCTGCGCCTGGCCAAGAACATTCACCGGGTGTTCACCAGCCGCTACAAGCGCGCCCAGCCCAACCGCCCCTACTCCGGCAACGTGTCGGAGCGGGGCACCCTGTACGAGGTGCGCAACAGCCACGCCCCGGCCGTATTCATGGAGCTGGGCAACATCCGCAACCAGAAAGACCAGCGCCGCTTCGTGGTGGCCGACAACCGCCAGGCCCTAGCCAACTGGATTGCCGAGGGCATCATTGCCGATTATCGGGGGAAGCAGTAG